A region from the Fusarium musae strain F31 chromosome 1, whole genome shotgun sequence genome encodes:
- a CDS encoding hypothetical protein (EggNog:ENOG41) — MSRIAFLSLRALQLALSIASIGLSAYVVNDYNQRSRNSAPSPFTYLMVSSIFSIISVAYLSLTPLFVPRIYHQYAAVVVESVNAALYFAGFIAIAVFIGSLIMCEGTVCSCARADAVVAAGQFTAWITTTAFTAKDLFKKAFQEPKKDDEGREMGQA, encoded by the exons ATGAGCCGGATCGCTTTTCTCTCGCTGCGAGCTCTGCAGCTAGCTTTATCTATTGCTAGTATTGGTCTGAGCGCGTATG TTGTCAACGATTATAACCAACGAAGCCGAAACTCAGCGCCCTCGCCGTTTACCTATCTCATGGTCTCTTCCATTTTCTCGATTATTTCGGTCGCCTATCTCTCACTCACTCCTCTGTTCGTACCGCGCATCTACCACCAATATGCCGCTGTTGTCGTCGAATCTGTCAACGCCGCTCTGTACTTTGCCGGATTCATCGCCATTGCCGTGTTCATTGGGTCGCTTATCATGTGTGAGGGGACTGTTTGCTCTTGCGCTCGTGCCGATGCCGTTGTTGCTGCGGGCCAGTTCACGGCGTGGATCACAACAACTGCTTTCACTGCCAAAGATTTATTTAAGAAGGCTTTCCAAGAACCCAAGAAGGATGACGAGGGTCGAGAAATGGGACAGGCATAG